A stretch of DNA from Hirundo rustica isolate bHirRus1 chromosome 1, bHirRus1.pri.v3, whole genome shotgun sequence:
TGCAGGGGGGAGCCTGCTGGCCCCATCAAAGCGGGCAGAACAGGGAGTGACTGAGTGATGTGAAGTCGCAGATACTGAAACTATGTGCCTGATAATGATATAATTAGGGGATCACAGACTTCTGGCTGCTGTTGACTTCAAAAGCTTTAAGAGAAGCCTGCAGTCTCTCCTGTAGCCATCTTGACTAAAAgcagacatttttctttaatagctACATACAGTAACAAGAAAGAGGAGGGAACAGAAGGGCATTGTTCACTGTTTCAAAATACTAAATACCCTTTCTGGCCTTTTGCGTAGCACAGGAAGAAACTTTATGAATTGACAGAAATACAGTAATACAAAGTCCATTCTGTTTTACTGAAAACGtggctttaattaaaaagcagttGAATTAACCTGATGACTAGCCTGTCAAATATTGTTTGTAAGATTGTCTTAAGGGAATAAAATGTAGGTTTTTGAACGTGATTGTATAAGcaactaaaatgaaaatatgtgtatttttcactttattccCGTAGTGTGCTGAGACTCATAAAAGAGCTGTCAGCTCTGATACTGTGTGCATCAGAGTATCTTATTTGTATCTTACATTTAACAGTGcaaaaattatgaaaactactttttttcaGGGGGGTAGGAGGGAGACCTCATATAGAATTCTTAGAAAATggtttgagtattttttttctatagcaTGCTGAATGACAGTGAGTGTGAATTAATGAATAATTAGGTTACTTGGTCTGAAAGCCCACGGGAATTGGACTGGAGACAGTGAGACACTCCATCATTTGGCTTCTATTAAGCAGAGTTATTAAAGAGCAGCAGGAACTTCAAGGCCTGGAGCCTGCAGTAGCATTTTGGGGAAAGTATTAAGGTAGCCCGACGAGGGCAAACTAACTTgtttgggattatttttaacGTCTTGCAGAACAGTTTTTTTTAGATCTAGTTGGTAGGTAACATCATAAACATCATAAGaaggggtggcagcagggaaacCTGTAGATTGATTTTTGAAGTGCGGACTGTGGGAGGAAGACATCTAACTATTCACTAGCTTTGAAAACCCTGGTGCTACTATGGTGGCAAGTACAGTAGACACACCAAAGGTAGTTTTAAGTCTATTCTTCAAAGGATGTCTCCAAAATCTGGCTTCCTCTTAAACCTTGGCTCGATGGCACATTGCATTATGTTTGAGTTGCAACTTGCCTGGAAAGAGTAAGTTTTTGCTACAGAACAGGACATGTTTAATTCATACCAGAGCAGTTTGGAGAGcacaaaatgaagaattttatgAAGGGAACTTTTTTATTGCTTCCTTCAGAAATTTTTGAGGTTTCCTGGGATTTTTCGTAGAGCCGGTAGAGGATTTTCAATCTTAAGtgtttcctcttttctgctgcaTGTTGGATTACATGTGAAATTAGGGAGAGGCAGGGGGGAGCCTTTAGCCTTGGACTTTCACTCCATTAAAAAACTTCATATTTGAGGTGAGAGTCATTGTCTCTGATGAACAGAATAATTATACACtagtacttttttcttttataatattGATTAAAAAGTCTTCTTGCGTGAATAACTAgttaaagattttttctttcGGTAGAAATTACAAATAGTTGCTCAGTTTCACACAGTAAAACCTTCCCGACTGAGCGACTTAGATGGTAATGGTTCTAGCTAATAGCTTTATAAGGTGTTAGTTAAACCTTTTAAATTTTGGCGCAGTATTGAGAGGTAATAAACAATTCAGCAgttctgattcttttttttcatttgtcacATAAATATTTGACCCTGGTATTTTTGTTGTGTGCTTATGCACAGTTATAAGATGTTacttttataaaaatagaatgcTGTTCCTGGAGTAATGGTTAAAACATAGATGTGACTTTCTTCTAGGACTGAAAGTGTGTGTTGCTTTTAGAACTGGTATTTCACTTTAAATGCAACTGCTGACAGTGAGTGGAAGTAGCTAAAAAATGGTCTTGTTAGTTATTtaccttgggggaaaaaaagccactgtGACCTTCCTCCCCCAGTCCCTGTTTTATCGAAATGCTCTTGCTTTAATTCAAAGGACTACAGTACTAGTCATTAAAGCAAGTGCCCCAAGGCCTTTACAGGGATTAAGGTTACAACGAGGTAGGCTCTGTACAGTGATGGGAAGGAAACAACCCCAGTTCTTGTGGATCTACTGTCTAGGGAAGTACATCAAAACTGGCACCGTTTGGTTGTGTGATGCATGTGGTTAGTAAGGATATATGGTGAAGTGTCCTTAGAGGACCAAATTCTTACCGTTCTTGCAcgatttttgttttttaggtGAAATCAGATGCTACTGCGATGCTGCACACTGTGTTGCAACCGGCTATATGTGCAAATCTGAGCTTAGCGCCTGCTTCTCCAGACTGCTTGATCCTCAGAATACACATTCCCCACTTACTCATGGCTGCTTGGACTCTATTGCAAGCACAGCTGAGATCTGCCAGGCCAAACAAGCACAAAACCACTCTGGCACCACCACCATGTCCACTTTGGAATGCTGTCATGAAGATATGTGCAACTACAGAGGACTACATGATGTTTTGTCTCCTTCCAGGGGCGATGCTTCAGGTAAGGCAATAAAGCTTCAGTGAAACCCCTCTTCTGGCCATCAGGCCAGCAACAGTCAAAACCTTTTGCAGCTGCTGTTATTAATTTAGTTGTTAATGTCAGTAGAGACACCAGAGGGAGAAGTGGGTGGCTGGATGCAGGGGAACTTCTCAGCCAATTAGCTTTTTTGTCTGCGTTAGTATTGGAAGTTTCTCTTGCCATCTTGACGTGACTTCTAAGAATCAGTGGCAATGGTGTTCATAGTTAAATTGGCTGTCAGGGTGAAAATTTCCATGTTATAAGCAGacctggaaaacattttttttctttacagtggTATTTTCTGTAGGTACTTCAGAGTGTAGCCGTTGCTCCTTAAACTTTTCAGTGTGGGATTTAAGGGAGTTGCTTATATGTAAATCAGTGTATATATCAATCCTGAAATACGCTTCACATCATTCCTCTTTGCAGGACAAGGGAGCAGATATCAAcatgacagcagcaggaatctCATCACCAAAGTGCAAGAATTGACTTCTTCAAAAGAGTTATGGTTCAGGGCAGCTGTAATTGCTGTTCCAATAGCTGGTGGGCTAATCTTGGTGCTCCTTATCATGCTGGCCTTGAGGATGCTCAGGAGTGAAAACAAGAGACTGCAAGATCAGCGACAGCAAATGCTCTCTCGTTTGCACTACAGTTTTCATGGACATCATTCGAAAAAAGGGCAGGTGGCAAAATTGGACTTGGAATGCATGGTGCCTGTGACTGGTCACGAGAACTGCTGCATGACCTGTGATAAAATGAGACATTCAGACCTCAGCAATGATAAAATTCTTTCACTAGTCCACTGGGGAATGTACAGCGGACATGGGAAGCTGGAATTTGTATGaccaattattttttaatctgagcTAAACTTACTCTCTGAACTCTTGAAGGCCTTTGGGTTCTACTGGACAGGAGCACTTTATCTTAAAAATTCTCATAAAACATCTTTGAGAAACAAAGGACCTCTGCAAACAGAATCTTGGATATTTCTTCTGAAGGATTCCAAAAGTTGTCTTATTTGCACAGAGTAAAATACACTCAAATGTATTGTTTGCTTCAGAGTTGTGAAAGCAAAAGTTAGAAGTTGTAAACACTGTCACCAGGGTTATCTTGAACTGTAGGGAGCTGAGAAGTGAGTTATTATAATAAACTGTATGCAAGCTCCTATGTTTCCTGACTTAttgtaaagatttttaaaaatatatatattttgtctGAAACCTGCTTGTGacttttgttttggaaaacGGGTTTTCTTGCGGGTGATAGGGGAAAACAAATCAAGGTGTGCATAGTAATGCCATGCATAACAATTAGATGCTGAAAGCAGGCTCATTTCCTAGTCTGCAAAGGAATTTAGGTGGTTATTTGAGAATGAAAGTGGCAGCTTTGTTTTATACTTCAAGTAGCGAACCCACATTCTTGGCTGTAGCTTTTTTTTCATAACCTCAATGAATTCTTCCAAAGTTTTATGTGAtaactttttcttcctctgttaaTGAAGAAAGACTTCCTTTGTGCAAAATGTGTCAGAAAGTTACTCGTAATTCTTTATAGCTGGTTTTCCTCCCTTGTCTCACAATTCTTGTTTCTATGATCTGTTTTCCTCTTATACCTTTTACACCCAAACTTTTTtttgggaggagagggaaaccccaaaaccacactgaggttggggttttttctgtttataaCCCCTCTGGGCACAGCGGAAAGCATCTGCCTTGCTCTTCTGTCATGTAACTAAGTATCATATGCTCCTAGGTTTGTGTGGGACTGAAGAAACAACACTGTACTCTATTCTCTGGCTCCTCCTTTCTGCTAGTCTTGCATAGGTGGCTTTTCTTCCTGGCCCAATACTTGTGCACTtagtttctttctccttctgctAGTTGGCTGCACTTGATCTTTTCATTTATTCAGTGTTTAGTTGCTAAAAACAACCAACCTCTGGATTATTCAAGgaatttattgtatttattttccttggtaTATTAGACTTtgcaataatttaaatatacttGCTTAAATGGCTGAAGCCACATCATGATGAAAGAAGCATCCAAACCTGTCAAGAGTCCAGTGTTCATCAAGAAGCTTTGGAAATGCTTCTGCCTCCTATTCTGGCTGTGAAGTTGAGGTCCTAGTGTTGCCAGCAGTGAGAGGGGGATGGCACACACAGGGTTACAACCACCTTGCAGCAATGCTCTGATCCCCCCTGTGCTGTTTGCTGGGGGAGATTGCTTTGGGATGTGCAGCCTGAAATGCAAAGGGCTGTAAGCAAAGAAAACCCGCTCCTCAAAGTCACAGGCTCATGTTCCTGAAAGTACACTTAAACGTTGTGCTAGGGTTGTTGTTGGAGATTAAGTTGGTCACTTGGTTGTGCAAACAGAGGTACCGATATTGCAAACTTACCTCTACACTCATGTGGGCTGAGTGCAGTGAGAGCCTTGGGAATGCCAAGATCCCACTCTGCCCATGTCTGTAACATTAAAGTGCAGTTTAGAAGGATTAGTTTCATCTGCGTACCTTAAGCCGCTAACCCTTCTCACTACTTCAATATGCCTGGAAAGTTGCTTTTAGTGCAGAGAATTATATCTGATTTCTAGCTCTTTTTGCTGCTGAAGTTTAAGAAACTACGTGGCCACAACTTCTCTTGGAATCTGGCCTGTGGTCTTCTGGCTGACCTTTCACAGTGCTGCTTTCCTATAAGAGCTCTGCCCTTCCTTTGCACTGATCTGAAAATCTAGGGCAGTTCTATGCTCTGCCAAGTGTATTATTTTTTAGGAATGGCTGACTGGGAACTTGATGCTGAAAGAGACAAACCTGAAATACCGTCTCGCTGCACCAGTAGTTACTGTGACTGGACAAGTTAGAAAATCTGATGGCTAAACCTTTCAAGTGCCCTCTCCAGCAATCAGGGAGCATGCTGTATAGTCATTTAAGCATCCTGTGACCTTCACCACTCATTTGCCGCTGATTTGAATACATAAGGGCCTATTTATGCTTGCCATTAAAAGGCTAGTAAGGCCAGGATGCTCTAATTGGCCCCTTGCTGGGGAGATGTTCTAAAGAAGAAAGGAGCTTGTTTGCCATCCCCTGCAGTCATGGCAGCAGGGCCACAGAGCGCTGGGGCTTGGGTTAGCAGCTGCCATCTCCTGGGGTTCTGTTACCTGGTGTGGTACTTAGAGTTTAGGTGTGGTAGTTGATATGGCCTAGGAATTTCTGGGCTATGAGTCTTCTAAGAGCAAcattaactctatcccagccaaaaccaggacgGTATGAAATCTGGAtttccaatttattttaaagcctttATATTCAGGAAATTGTGTTACGAGCTCTGGTGTCTGGCAGCAGCTATGTGAGTTGTGGAAGGAGCCCCAAATCTTTTCACTGGAGCCACTGACTACAGTCCAAAGGGCGTTGGGGTGAGCAGTGGCCAGCTTCGTCGCTACGATTGCTGTAGCGGCCGCTGATACAGCCTGCAGGGCTCAGTATTATTTAGAAAACTCGGGCTCCTGTGACAAGGAGGGACCTTAGTGATGTTTCCTGGGCTTCCCggctgctgggtgctgcaccAGCGTGAAACAAAGCAGTCCCAGACAACCACTTCACCCAACCTACTGAGGCAGGCAACAAATATTAATAGCTGAAGAGCCCGGCCGGAGGCGGGAGGCTGAGGAGGTGAGACAGTAATCGAAGGCTATccttttaaatgcatttgagTTAAGAGCCTGGATTTGCCATTGTGCTAAGCGCTCTCAGGTTTCCCCTGCAGACAATAACAAACACTCCTTTCTTTGAAACCCCTGCAAGCCTGAGAGTTTAAGAAAGACAGCCCTCTATTTCCAACTGAGAAAGTCTCTCGGATTGGAATAAATGAAATCGAATGTCCAAGATTTAATTTAGCGTACCCCGTGCCTCTCTTTCTCTGATTCTTTCCTCAAAACAATAATGGTTGTAAGCTTTTCTTATGTCTCTGCCGCTCCTGGCTTTGCGAGCCGCTGGGTTGGTATGTCTCCTCTTAACTCCTGCTGAACTGATTCTATTAAAAACCCCTTACTCCACAGGGGGCTTGACCTTTTTCTGAAATACCAAACGCGTCTGCTTTGGAAATCACAAACTTCTCCTCTAAAGAGCTTGTAAATCTGGTTTCAATATTGAGTGATTACAGGCTGCGCAGAGAGCTTGAAAGTAAGCAGCCGCTTCTGGTAGCAGAGCGCCGGAGCTGGGCTGCCGGAGCTGAGCGCCACTCTCATTTTTCACCCCGGTGTGTGTTTAGCATAAAACCCCTGACATCAGCTGATGCAGCCAGATTAGCGGGGAGAGAATGGTCAGGCTGTGATCGCAGGACGCTTGTCTTCTCTTATCAGGACCCCGGAATCCAGTTTTTGTTGTACAACCGCTTGCTCTGTTGTAAATCCAGGGATCTCATTGCAAATGGATGATGCCCTAGAGGCCaaacgcaaaaaaaaaaaagcctggaaaaagaGCAAGTTTCTTTCTTAGGTGTAATGGATGCATCCGCACCTTCACTTGCTGCTCTTGTGATAATTAAAACAAGGtatgaagaagagaaaagataTCACCAGGCTGCCCGTGTGAGATGGGATGTGCCTGTTAGCTACCAGTCAGTGGCGTTCCATAGTgaataaatgaaagcaaaatttggCCTTCTCGTTGAAAAGGGGGAGGGATAAGAAGGCAATCTACCAAGAAGAAGAATCTATGGTCAAAAAACACCCCCACCATATTAAGGGACAAGTGCCgtgaataaaaaaagaaagtctcTGAAGGAGGCAAAGttgcctttatttcttttttcgGTTACTTTCCCACATGGACATCACTGGAAGCATGTTTGTATTGTTCCAGCGTCCGGTCACTTGgcagaaaaatgttctttgttttggttctaCTTGGGGAAGTAGTATTTTGGATCTGtcactgtgttttatttctggagaaaaacaagTCTTAGAGAGGTGCTGGTAAAGTATGATTATCTCTTGGGAGGGGCCCAGTGTCTCCAACATTATGAATTCTGGCTCCCTCTAAATAAATACCCAacctcattttctttgtttcaccTCTAACCCTCGTCTGCATCCTTTACAATCCCAGGGGGGTGAATCCTGAAGTAAAACAAACTGCAAGGGAAGGAAGCCAGGAGGGAGCCTCAGTGCCTGCAGATTAACAGAGccttctgctctccagccaACCTTGACAAAAGGATTCAATCCTGAACTGACCTTcaggggaaaagcaaaacaaaaaccaccttGACTTGAACTTTCAAGACCGAAGGAGTTTAGTGTTCGGTTTGATGTCTCCTAAAGGGAGCAGGGAGTTAGAAATGCCAAACACCTGTCTTGCAAACCCATATCCTAAGAATTTATCATGAAATTCTAGCCACAAATCACATGGATTTGAAAAATTTAGGATTTGCTCCTCACTGTTTCTAAGTCATTCAGTGTTGCTAAAAGGGcctaaaaatgtgctttttattcCCCATTGTGATTGTCTAGGCAAATCTATAACATTTGGTTAAGCAAATAGTAAGTTCTGTTGAAACatcaatatttaaatacaacttttcactgaataaatatttctgcctgGAAGCAGGTCCTGcctcccagctgagccctgctcttTTCCCTGTAGGCGGAAAGGAGGAGAACAAGTCAGCCCTGACTTAATACAAAACCACACTGGCATGAATATAGGGTGActcaatttttaaagaaattttttttttttttttaaactgaaatgtttgagtatttttctctttctagttGTCACGCTACTTAAATATATCAACGGCTGAGCAGTTGGGAACAGTGAGTGAAATGTATTGTTTCACTCCCCTTGGCTGTGggctgtgtttaaaaaatactgacGTGTGACAGTGTGTTAGGAATGAAGCATCTCCTGTTACTGCTTTTTT
This window harbors:
- the BAMBI gene encoding BMP and activin membrane-bound inhibitor homolog gives rise to the protein MDRHSSYIFIWLQLELCAMAVLLTRGEIRCYCDAAHCVATGYMCKSELSACFSRLLDPQNTHSPLTHGCLDSIASTAEICQAKQAQNHSGTTTMSTLECCHEDMCNYRGLHDVLSPSRGDASGQGSRYQHDSSRNLITKVQELTSSKELWFRAAVIAVPIAGGLILVLLIMLALRMLRSENKRLQDQRQQMLSRLHYSFHGHHSKKGQVAKLDLECMVPVTGHENCCMTCDKMRHSDLSNDKILSLVHWGMYSGHGKLEFV